Genomic segment of Syntrophus gentianae:
GCAAAGGGAAACCCCCCGGCCAGCAGAAGGAAAAGCATGGAAAGGGCGAGGGGGGTAACGGTCATGGACATGGACATGACAAAAATTAACAGGTAAATCCTTCTTCCATCTTCAATAAAGTCAGAAGAGTATCACGAGAACAAAAACCTTCCATTTTCTGCTGGGAGCCAAGGAAGCGCCCGCCGTCCAGGCAACAGACGGCGGGCGCTTTTTAATAGGCCCATCTTCAAGGTCACCAAGGGTTATTTCTTCTTTAAAAGGCGATAGGGATCCGCCCGCATGAGCCACTGGCTGTCGGGATACCCGGATTTCAGCCGATCGTAGATTTCAATCAGATTTGCCACATCGTGGCCTTCAATATATTGCGCAACACCTGACAGGTAGATGGCCTCGGGTGCCTGACTGGAACGGGGATAGGAAGTCGGAATCTGTTCGAAACAGGCGATGGCCTTCGTCCGGTCCGGTTTATCGAAATAAGTCTTTCCCATGCCGAGCAGCAGGCAGGAGATCAATTCCTGCGGCCAGAAGAATCCCACATTCTTATCATGAGCGATACCTTCTTTATCCAGAATCAGCAGGGTCGGGGTCCATTTAATGAGGAAACGGGGCGCCAGTTCAGAATCGCTGGCTGGAATTCTGATGGGGATGAAATTTTTGTTGACGAATTCGATGACGGCGGCATCCGTGTACGCGACCGCGTCCATTTGTCTGCAGCCGATTCAGTTCGGGTTGAAGAAATCCACCATAAGAAGCTTCTCTTCCGCACGGGCTTTCAGCAAACCCTCTTCAAAAGATGTCATCCAGTTGATCGACATAACGATACCTCCTTTTTATTTTCCATTCTTGCTTCACCTGATTTGTGTGAGATCTTGATTTGTTGACATTTGACGCCCCAGGCCGCCTTTTAACCATAATGGTTGGGAACAGAGTTAATTTCCGATTATGCTGTAATTTTGATTTCTTATGCTAATAAATTTAGGGCGATGAAAGGAAAATGTCAACAAAACATGGATATTAATGTCAACTTCAAGGTACAATCAAACAGCAGCGTCTTTGCAATGCATACTTTCTTTGCTGTGAAATGTTTTTACAGGGGATAGACGGGAGTCCTATCTGTGTTCTCTCCCAAATTTGCACGACGGTTTCTTTGAATTGAAGGCCGGACATCCCTCTTCTTCAGTAGATGTAAAATTCTTCGTCCGGATCGGTGTAGACGCCCTGTCCGATAATCTCCACTGTACCGGCGCATTTCCGGCAGAGGGGGAAATACTTAACGCCGTCTTCCGCCGGAACGATCACCGTTTCGATCCTTTTTTTCATGGCGGTGAAAACCCCGCCATTCACATCCACCTCAAAGATCGACTTCTGCACACGAACTCCATAATCTTTCAGGATGCGGGCCACCTGGGCGATGCGTTTCGGGTTGGCGATGTCATAGGCAACGATCATATTCATGCGTTTTACCCCCCCCCGGCTCAGATTATCCTGTATTCAAGCTGTGTCACTTTCAAGCCGAGGCCTGAAAGGCTCACCTTGTTGATGCAGCGGCTGCATATCTTGTAAATTCTGACGGAATCCTTATTAAGATCGAGATGGTCCCGGCAATAAGTACGGATTATTC
This window contains:
- the cas2 gene encoding CRISPR-associated endonuclease Cas2, with the translated sequence MIVLITYDITEPKRLTALHHFLKEFGLNTQKSVFECDIDEAGIRIIRTYCRDHLDLNKDSVRIYKICSRCINKVSLSGLGLKVTQLEYRII
- the cas2 gene encoding CRISPR-associated endonuclease Cas2 translates to MNMIVAYDIANPKRIAQVARILKDYGVRVQKSIFEVDVNGGVFTAMKKRIETVIVPAEDGVKYFPLCRKCAGTVEIIGQGVYTDPDEEFYIY
- a CDS encoding tetratricopeptide repeat protein, with the protein product MDAVAYTDAAVIEFVNKNFIPIRIPASDSELAPRFLIKWTPTLLILDKEGIAHDKNVGFFWPQELISCLLLGMGKTYFDKPDRTKAIACFEQIPTSYPRSSQAPEAIYLSGVAQYIEGHDVANLIEIYDRLKSGYPDSQWLMRADPYRLLKKK